In the Streptomyces sp. 3214.6 genome, GATCGCCAGCGGAAATTACAGCAACATCCCGGGCGGCAACGACCGGGGAAGCCTGCAGCTCAACCCCGAGCGCATCTACAACGACATGCGCACCCTCGGCCGCGCGGCGGCGTACAACGACACGACCGGGCGGGCACTACTGACGGCGATCCAGATCTTCTCGGAGGCGTCCCGCTTCGGCGTGGTCTTCGACGTCGTCCGGGGCAACATCGAGCGCCCCGGCCGGAACCGGCCGCTGAACTACGTCAACGAGAACCGCGAAAACATCCTGGCCGCCAACGTGGAGAACCAGTGGGGGGAGATCAGCCAGTTCATCCGCAACGCCCGCAGGGATCCGACCACGGCGACCATCACCGTCATGGGCCACACCGTCGCCACCATCGCGGCCGTGCTCTACTACATCGGCTTCATCGAGGCCAACGGACACATCATGCACAGCAACCCCTGACATGGAGCCCGGGCGGGCCGCCTGCGACAGCCGGAGGGTCGCCCCGAGCGCGTCCCTGTCGCCCCGCCCGGGCAGCACCCGCATACTCGTCCCTACGGCCTGGCACGGCGGAGACACCGCCAATCCGACCGGCAGCTTGTGGATCGCCAATGGCAGCGGCACTTCCCTGAACGGGTGTCGGCGGCGGCGAACCTCCTCCGGTCTCCCGGTCTACCGTGGCTGCCCATGGGCTGCGACGTGCACATCACGCGGCGTGTGGACTGGTGGGCTGAAGAAGGCCAGGACATCAGCACGGCGGAATGGGAAGCGGTGGTCGCTGATGACCCCGGCCTCGCGATGGCCCCGATGTGGTGGACCGCCGGCCGGATCGTGTCCAAGAACCCGAGCGATGCGGTGATCGCGACGATGTGCCAGGTGGCGACGGTGCTGGACGCACGGGTTCAGGGCGACGACGGCGAGTACTACGACGCCTGACGCGTGCGGCCACCGCGAGATGATCAAGGGTTGTGTCGACTTCGACCAGGAGGCGCTGCGTCGGCCCCCGCACCCCGATCCACCCCCGGCGGGGAGCAGGCGGCCGGAACTGTTCCAGCGGTATCGCGAGGTGGCCGCGGAGTTCCCCGCGTCCGATCTGCCGCCGTTGGAGACGGCGCTCTGGCTGATGAAGCCGGGCACGGTGGTCCGTGGCACCTGGGACGAACCGAAGGAGGCCGCCGCCTGGCTGGCGGAACGGTTGACCGACTACGCGCCCCGCTTCGGTTCCGACGCGGAGCGTGCCCCGGCCGTCCTGGCCCGGTACGCGAACTCCGCGGCAGAACGGCTGCGGTGGGGCCGTGACGTATCCCTGGGCTTCTACCTCGAACGCCCCGCCTACCTCTCCCTGGCCCTGGTCACCTGCTCACCCAACCGCGCGGCACCGGATCTGCCGTGCCCTGCTCAAAGCGGGATGCGGAGGAGGTGAGGTGAATGGGCAGGGGGCCCGCGTATCCGAAATCCAGTGGCCGAGCCGGTGCGCGCGGGCTGAGACTGTCGGCCTCGTCGCAGCGGAGAGAAAGAGGGGCCCGGCACTGGCGTACAACCGGCACATCTTGCCCTTTCCCGAGAACCGTGTGCCCCGGGCCGATCCCAGGTTCATGTTGAGTTGGGAGGGTCTCGATCCGGCCCGCCACCCCTTCGTGTGGGACGAGGACGAGGAGACCCGGCTCTGCGCACTGGTCCGCGAATGGGTGCCCCCTGTCCTCTCCGGCATGGCGGGGTGGTGGCAGGGCGAGTACTGGTGCGAAAGCCAGGTGGACGCGATCATCCGGGAGCGCTACGGGAACTGGGCCCAGGGATGGAACTGGTGCTATCGCCACGGCGGGGTCATCGGCAGCTGGGTCACCGGGGCCACGTCGGTGACGACGCCCGAGGAGACCGCCGCCCGCGTCGTCGCCGCCCTGCTTGAGTGGCGGGAGTGGCTGGAACAACTGGCGCAGACTTTCGCGCAGTTGGCGCCGTCGCCGGAAGCCTCCCCCGAGGAACGCAGCTGGCATCTGGAGCGGGCCTCGGTCCGGCTCGTGACGCGCGTACTGGACTCGGGTGCGGAGGGCGGCTGGCAAGGGCTCGCCGGACTGACCCTGCGCTGGTTCCTCACCAGCACCGGAGTGGACCCGGCTGAGGCCGACCGGGCGGTGGAGACCGCGATCGGCGGCCGGTTCGAGAGCTGGGTCACCCCCGGACCCGCACTGATCGACTCGGTCGGAGAGGACCTCGCCGTCACCCTCACCGGCAGGCTCCCCTACCAGGACCACCGCGAGCGGGCCGCCCTGGAGGAGTTCCATGACCGCCGCCGCCCCCGCTGACCCCGCCGCCCCCGCTGACCCCGCCGCCCCTGCGGACGCCGCCGCCCCTGCGGACGTCGCTGACAGCCTCGCGACCTGGCTGCGCGTGCGCCGGGCGGCCGACTGGCACCGCGCACCGGCCCTGCAGCGGGGACTGCCCGGGCGGGACGGGTTCCGGACCTGGTGCGCGGGGCCCGTCCGCCGGCGCGACCCCGTCCGCGCGGAGCGTCTGCTCCGCGCCCACGGCCTGGCCCTCGCCGACGCCGCACGCCGCGCCCCGCTCGGCTTCGCCCTGCTGGCCGCCTGGCAGCGCGAGGTCCTCGGCACGGCGAACGCGCCGTTCCGTACGGGGGACGCCTACGCCAAGGCAGGCCGCGAGCGCTACGGCCTGACTCCGCGTACCCAAGCGGACTTCGCCGCCTGCCTGCACGAGGCGGCCGATCCGGCAGTCCCGCTCGCGGGCCGCGCGGCCCGTGTCTATCTCGACGTGGCGTTCTTCCATCCCTTCACGGACGGCAACGCCCGTGCGGCCCTGCTCACCCTGGTCCACGTCCTGGCCCGCGAGGACGTCGTCCTGCCCGAGGTCTGGCCCCTGCAGACCATCCGCTACGCGGACGACCCGGCGGGCGCCACCGACCTGGCCACGCTCATCGGCGTGCTCAACCGCCGCCGCACGTAGACCGACCGCGACTCCCCAACCGGTCCACCGGGTCCAGTCGGACCAACCGGTCAGACCTCGGTCTGCAGGCGCGCTTCCAGCATCCGTTGGATGAGGTTGCGGGTCGCGCGTTCGACGCGGGGGTCGTGGTGCGCCGGGTCCTGGAGGGCCAGTGGCCAGAGGAAGGTGCCGGCTACGAACACGAGCGTGCCGTTTTCGTGTTCACAGAGGCTGGTGTTCTGGATGCGCCGCCCACGGCCGCCGTCCTTGCCGAAGGAGTCGCCGTAGGGGGACTCCGAGAGGAGGGTGCGCTCGGCGCCCTCGGGCGAGGGCATCCTGTCGTCGTAGCCGTCGGCCTCGCCGCCCACGAGGGCGGATATCTCCTCGCCGTCCTTGAGCCCGGTGCCCGCCCAGAACCAGTGGCCCGGCTCGCGGACGACCAGGGGCGCGGGTTCGGACAGGATGCCGTTGTACTGGACGCCCAGCAGGCCCTGTTCCGCGCGTCCGCGCTTCTTGCCGTGCTCGTCCTCCAGGTCGCGCCAGCGCTCGGTGGGGCCGCTGGCGTCGGGTGCGGGGTCCTCGGTCTGCTTGTAGCAGGCGACGGTGCGGGCCGGCGTGCCGTCGGGCGCGTCGGTGAGCCGGACGTGGAAGTAGATGTTGTTGGCCGCCAGGAAGGCGAGGTGCGTGCCGGCGTCCACCGCCTTCTCCACGGTGTCCCGCATCGGCTTCGACCAGTACTCGTCATGGCCGGGGAAGATCATCGCCGTGTAGCGCTCCGGGTCGATCCGTCCCTCGTGCAGGTCGACGCTCGTCGCGTACGTCACGTCGTGGCCGCCGGCCTCCACCCAGCGCGTGAACGCGAGGTCCAACTCGGCCCACCGGGGAAGCCCGTGGTCGGAGTAAGGGCGGTCGAACGACACGTGGAACGCGCGGTGGGCATTGTTCCCGACGACCCCGGGGCGGGCGTAGCCCTTGTAGAGGTTCTTGCCGGTACGGCCGTCCAGCGGCCACTGGTTGTAGGCCTGGTAGGTGGTGAAGGGGAGGACCACCAGGAGGTCCGCCGCGCGGTTCGGCTCGCGGACGACGAACGGCGTGCAGCTGCGGTGACCGTCCTCGGCCTGGAAGACGGCCATGTACACGCCCGACACCCAGGTGGTGGGGACGCGGTGCGTCCAGGACGGGCGCCAGTCGCACACGATGGCCCCGGTGCCGGGGTGCGGGACGGGGGTGGGCTGCCGGGAGCCGGTGAGCCGCGGGCCGGTGGTCATCAGGCGGCCGCCGGCGCCGTCGTAGTGGCCGAGGCGGTAGACGGCGATGCGGAAGGGCTGCGGTGTCCGTACGGACACGTGGAAGGTGATCGGCTCACCGGGGGCGACGGATGTCGTCGAGGCGTAGCCCTGGATCTGTCCCACGCGGTCCTTGGTGCTGAGGCGGTCCTCCGGAGGAACGTTCCAGCTCGCTGTTCCCGCGTGCGCGTTCTCGCTCGCCACCGGGTTGGCGCCCGTGGCGGTTGCCTTGCGCACCGGCGGCGGGGACGAGGGCGGGGACCCCGCGGGCGCTTCGCGGTACGCGTACGCCGCCCCGATCCCGGTGACGGTCACGGCCCCTGCCCCGAGCGTGCCGATGGCCCTGCGACGACTGACGCCGGACTCACTGACGCCGGACTTGCCAGCCTTGCCGGCCTTGCTGACGACGGACTTCCTGACGTCGGACATGCGGAACAGGCCCCCCTGGCACCGGCACACGATCCGCACACGCGCTGTTCACTTGTTCGCACGGTCGTGTGGACTGTCAAAACCCTCTGCTGTACTGCGAGTCAGGGGCCGTGACCGTCAAGCGGCTGGTCAAACCGCTGGTCAAACGCGGACCGCCCGCCCTCTAAAGAGAGGGCGGGCGGTCCGGTGAGGTTGCCTGGGATGCCTCAGATATTCGAACGTCCTGTGACGCCCGGGTGGCTCAGACGTTGACTGAGACGTTGACTCAGACGTTGACGCCGAAGTCCTGGGCGATGCCGACCAGGCCCGAGGCGTAGCCCTGGCCGACTGCGCGGAACTTCCACTCCGCGCCGTTGCGGTAGAGCTCGCCGAAGACCATGGCGGTCTCGGTCGCCGCGTCCTCCGAGAGGTCGTAGCGGGCGATCTCGGCGCCGCCGGCCTGGTTGACGATGCGGATGTAGGCGTTGCGGACCTGGCCGAAGTTCTGCGAGCGGTTCTCCGCGTCGTAGATCGAGACCGGGAAGACGATCTTGTCGATGTCGGCCGGGAGGCCGGCCAGGTTGACGTTGATCGCCTCGTCGTCGCCCGCGCCCTCGCCGGTGCGGTTGTCGCCGGTGTGGACGATGGTCTGGTCCGGCGTCTGCTTGTTGTTGAAGAAGACGAAGTGGGCGTCCGAGTAGACCTTGCCCTGGGTGTTGACCGCGATCGCGGAGGCGTCGAGGTCGAAGTCCGTGCCGGTGGTGGTGCGGACGTCCCAGCCGAGGCCCACGGTGACGGCGGTCAGGCCCGGAGCCTCCTTGGTGAGCGAGACGTTGCCACCCTTGGACAGGCTTACAGCCATGGTTGGGAGTCCTTCCCTCGTTGCGTACGGCTTCGTACGGGGCTTCGTACGGGCACGAAGCTACAGCTATCCCTATGAACGCAGCGCAGGGTGCTCAAGGTTCCCCACGACCCCGGGTTTCTTTACTTTCTTTACCAAGGGTCGCCAAGGGATATTCGCGTGACTCGGGCCGGGCCGGGCGGGAACATGGTCGGCATGTCTGGTCCCTATGTCGTCCGCGGCTCCGTCTCGCTTCCCGAGGCCGAGCTCATGTGGCGTTTCTCGCGGTCTTCGGGGCCGGGCGGGCAGCACGTCAACACCAGTGACTCGCAGGTGGAGCTCCGCTTCGACCTCGCGCGCACCGAGGCACTGCCCGAGGTGTGGAAGGCACGGGCGCTCCAGCGGCTGGCCGGGCGGCTCGTCGACGGCGTTGTCACCGTCCGCGCCTCCGAGCACCGCTCGCAGTGGCGCAACCGCGAGACCGCCGCCGTACGCCTCGCCGCGCTCCTCGCCGAGGCCACCGCCCCGCCGCCCAAGCCGCGCCGGCCCACCCGCATCCCGCGCGGGATCAACGAACGCCGGCTGCGCGAGAAGAAGCAGCGCTCGGAGACGAAGCGGGGCAGGAACGGACGGGACTGGTCCTGACCGGGAGCGGTTCTGACCTGGACCCGTTCTGACCGGGACTGGTTCTGACCGGGACTGGTTCTGACCGGGACTGGTTCTGACCGGGACTGGTTCTGACCGGAACTGGTTCTGACCTGCGTGTGTCACATTTCCCGCGTGCCGTCCGTCATCTCTATGACAGCCGACCGCGAACAGGGATGTGACGAACGATGGCCCGACCGATGGCCACTGGTGACGACGACTTCCTCGCCGACTCCTTCGAGGCGCAGCGCGGCCGTCTGCGGGCCGTCGCCCACCGCATGCTCGGCTCGGCCGCCGAGGCCGACGACGCCGTGCAGGAGGCGTGGGTGCGGCTCAGCCGGAGCGAGAGCAGGGAGATCGACAATCTCGCGGGGTGGCTGACGACCGTCGTCGGCCGGGTCTGCCTGGACATGCTGCGCTCGCGCCGCTCCCGCGGTGAGGAGCCGCTGGAGAACTGGACGTCCGACCGGTCCGACCCGTCCGCCGTCCCCGGCCCTGCTCAGGACGCGCTGCTCGCAGACTCCGTCGGGGTGGCCCTGCTCGTCGTCCTGGACACCCTGACCCCCGCCGAGCGGCTGGCGTTCGTGCTCCACGATCTGTTCGGGGTGGAGTACGAGGAGGTCGCGGGCATCGTCGACCGGACCCCGGAGGCCGCGCGGCAGCTCGCCAGCCGGGCCCGGCGGCGGGTGCGGGGCGCCGAGGAGCCGAACGTCGACCGCGTCCGGCAGCGCAAGGTCGTGGACGCCTTCCTGGCCGCCGCCCGGGAGGGGGACTTCGACGGACTGCTCGCCGTTCTCGACCCGGACGTCGTGGCCCGCTCCGGCGCCGGGGTGACCACGGGCGCGGCGGCCGTCGCCCGCGGCGCGTCGAGCTTCGCCCGCCTCGCCGACGTGGCCCGGCCCGCCCTGGTGGACGGCGCGACCGGACTGGCGGTGCTGGTCGACGGCCGCGTGGAGCGGGCGCTGGCCTTCACCTTCGTACGCGGCGGCCGGATCGCCCTGATCGACGTGACGGCCGACCCCGAAGGCCTCGCCCGACTTGAGGTGACGCTGCTCCGTCCCGACGGGGAGAAGGGCGCTTCCTGAGCGATCACAGGCGAGCGTTGGCGATCACCCCAACTGGCGGTAGCGGCCCCGGAAGTAGACCAAGGGGCCACCGTCCGCGCTCGGTACCGCCGCCGTCAGGACGCGGCCGATGACCAGGGTGTGATCGCCGGCCACGACCTGCTGCTCGGTGCGGCACTCCAGGGTCGCCAGGGCGCCCCCGACGAGGGGCGCGCCGCTGGTCTCGCCGCGGGTGTAGGGGATGTCCTCGAAGAGCAGCCGGTCGCTGATGCGGCCCTTCATCGCGAAGCGGCCGGCGATGTGCCGCTGGCTCTCGGAGAGCACCGACACCGCCCACACGGGCTGTTCGTCGAGCAGGTCGTCCATGCGGGAGCCCGTGCGCAGGCTGACGAGGACCAGCGGCGGGTCCAGGGAGACCGAGAGGAAGGCCGTGGCCGTCATGCCGACGTCCTCGCCGTCCGGCGCCCCAGGGTCGTCCGGGTCCAGGGACGGCTCCCGGGCGGTCACGAGGACCACGCCGTCGGCGAGCCGGGACATGGCGGCACGGAACGCGTCGTTGCTCACCCCTTCAGCATGCCCGGAGGGAACCTGCGGGAGGGTGTTCAGGGTCTTCACTGCGGTCTTGAGCGTCTCTGGGGGCACGTTCGGAACGCTAGTGTCCGGCCGATGCGCCGCGCATCGGACCTCCGCCCGAGTAGGGTCGTAGGACCGTGGACCGATTCCCGCAGCCGTTGTCCCTGAATGCGCTGCTGCCTGAATGAGCCGCTGCCTGTGTCGCTGTCCGTGTTCAGGAAGCACACAGGAAAAAGCGGAAACCCCACTCAATTGTTCACGTTCGCCTGTGACTTGAGTCACAAGACGCATTAATTGTTGACCCTGTGTACCGAGTGGGCAGCGCGCTGTGATTCAGTGGCGGAAGCGTCACAAGGAGACACACACCGACAACACTGCACCAGAAGCAACGTTACGCCGAAGACAACCCTTGATTCGCTGCGAAGTCTCGGGGGGAGGGCGAAACACATGGAGACCGAGTCGGAGCCGTACGTCCGTCTTGCGTCCCTGCGACAGCTGCACCAGGTCATGGCCGACATGAACACGGCCCGCAGCCTGGCCGACACACTGCAGACAGTCGCCGACGGCGTGGTCACGGCACTCGGGTACGAGCTGGCGTGCGTCAATCTCGTACGCCCCGACGGCGATCTCGTGGTCGCCGCCTTCGCGGGCAACCCGGCCGCCGAGGCCCTCATCACGGGCCGGGTCGGCTCACGCGAGTCCTGGGAGCGGCGCCTGGCCATGGGCGAGACCTGGGGCGACCTGGTGTTCATCCCGCACACCGAGGGCTGGATCCTCGACGACGACGACGTCCCGCAGTGGTACACCGACGGGCCCGCGCCCCGCTTCGAGGACGAGTGGCACCCCTCCGACCGTCTCTTCGCGCCCATGTTCACGCCCCCCACCCCCGGCAGCGGCACCTGCGGCGAGCTGGTGGGCGTCCTGTCCGTGGACCGGCCGCGCAACGGCCGACGGCCCGGCGCGTGGGGGCGCGAGGCACTCCAGATGTACGCCTTCCAGGCCGCCATCGCGATAACCAACGCGCGTCTACGTGCGAATATGCAGCGGGCGCTGGTCCGGCTCGAACGCGAGCAGCAGGCCCTGCGCGCCAGTGAGGAATCCTTCCGCCAGGCCTTCGAGTACGCCCCCTCCGGCATGGCGATAGCCGAGATGGGCGGCGAACAGCACGGGCGGATACTCCGCACCAACGACGCCCTGTGCCGCCTGCTGGGCCGCCCCGCCTCCGCGATGCGCCGCTACTCCTTCTCCGACCTCGTCCACCCCGAGGACATAGGCACCCTGCTCCGCACCTCCGCGGAAGGCGGCCGCGCCGAACTGCGGCTGGGCCGCCGCGACGGCACCTACGTCTGGGTCAGCCTCCGCAACTCCGTCGTCGCGGACGCCGCCGACGGGCCCCGCTTCCTCCTCACCCACGTCGAGGACATAGAGGAGCGCAAGCGCCGCGAGCTGCAGCTCGCCCACCGCGCCTCGCACGACTCCCTCACCGGTCTGCCGAACTCCGCCGAACTGCGCTCGCGCCTGTCCGCCCGGCTCTGTCAGCGCCCCCAGTCGACCCATCCCGCCGCCGTCGACGCCATGGACACGACGTACGGCCACGCCGCCTTCGACGCCAACGGACACGGCTTCGACTACCGGCCCGCCGGCGCCGAGTCCTTCGACGGCTACGACCACCATGTGCACACCGCCGCCCCCGAGGACGGCCACCACGACGACGGCGCCAAGGGGCTCGCGGTCCTCTTCTGCGACCTCGACGGCTTCAAGTCGATCAACGACCGGTTCGGGCACAACGCCGGTGACGCGGTGCTCATCGAGGTCGCCCGACGCCTCTCGCGCGCCGTCCGGGACGGCGACACGGTGGCCCGGCTCGGCGGCGACGAGTTCGTGATCCTCGCCGACGGCCTCGGCCGCGCCGACGCCGCCGACCTCGCCGTACGCCTGCGCAACGAGATCATCCAGCCGATCCGCGCCGAGGGCCGGGCCGTACGGGTGGGCGCCAGCTTCGGCATCGGCTGGGCACATTGCGGGATGACCGCGGACGAAGTGCTGAAGTCCGCCGACGAACGCATGTACGTCGAGAAACGATCTCGTCCCAAACAGCACAGACGTGCGGGATGATCCCCAGGTCAGCAGCCTGATGCGATCCGAGTCACCCGTTTGGGGCAGCAGGAGCGGGTAGGCTCGCTCTTCTGAACACCCCGCATCAGCCCCGCACCTGTTGAGGAGTACGACGCCGATGACGCCCGGCAACAACGGCGCGAGTACGCCCGAGGACGACGACCCGTTCGGCTACCTCTACGCCGACGGCCAGGCCAACGGCGCCCAGCCGCCCTCCGGCGGTGGCTACGGCTACCCCAACTCGGTCAACAGAGTGCGTGCGGTCGGCGAGCGCCAGTACGGACAGCCGCAGCAGCCCCAGCAGCAGACCGCGCAGTACGGCCAGTACGGCCAGCCGCCGACGGTCCCCCAGCAGCAGGGCGGCTACGGCCAGCCGAACGCGCACTACGCGGCGCCCGAGAACTTCGGCGCCGGCGGACCCTCCACCGGCCGGCAGCCCGCGCAGGGCGGTGGCGGCGGACGCAGCCGGGGCCCCAACACCAAGGGTCTGCTGATCGGCGCGGTCGCGGTGGTCGCCGCGGTCGTCATCGGCATCGTGGTGGTCATGACCAACGGCGACTCCGACAAGAAGGACGACAACAAGGCGGGCGGCCAGACGTCGTCCTCGGCCTCCGCCCCGCAGAGCCCGTCACCCAGCGCGTCGGCCTCCGACGACGCGAGCAAGGGGGACCTGCCGGCCATTGACGCGAAGGCGCTGAGTCTGGAGGGCGGCACCGCCCTGGCCTCGAACGTCAAGGGTGCGAAGGCGGCCGGCGGCACCTACGTCGGCAACTTCAACCACGTCGGTGCGGCCGTCACCTGGAACGTCAGCGGGATCCCCGAAGACGGCAAGTACACCCTGTACGTCACCTACGGGGTGCCCGGCAAGGATGGGAACGCCACGCTCACGATCAACGGCACGGCCCAGGGCCGCCCTCTCAGCATGAAGAACTTCGCCCATGCTCCGGAGGGCGATTACGAGAAGGGCTGGACGAACACCTGGGGGAACATCACCCTCAACAAGGGCACCAACACCATCAAGATCTCCTGTGAGCAGGGCAACTCCTGCGACGCCAACCTCGACCAACTGTCGCTCCAGGCGGGCTGGAAGTAACGGAGCCCGAATTTCAACCGAGTTGGCGCTGCCGGGGTTGTCCGAGTAAGTGTGCGGCTTCAGAGTGACCAGCTTGGTGTCGGCAGCAGCGCGTCCGACACCCCTGCCGTACCGGTGAGTTGGTCCTGCACGACGCGGCCGGTGGCGCCGCCGACGAAACCGGTGACCGTCACCTCGTGACCGAGCGCGGCGAGCACCCGGGCGACGTTCAGTCCCTTGCCGCCGGGCCGCTCCCGCACCTCGGTCACCCGGTGCGAGGCGTGCGGCCTGAGGGCCGGGACGCGGTAGGTGACGTCGAGAGCGGTGTTCAGGGTGACGGTGAGGATCACCTGGACCTCCCTCGTACATGTGCTTCCGGAGGCCCGATCATGCCAAAGGGACGGCGACCGGCCCAGACCTCTGGTCGGCCACCGTCCCTGTGCGGGCGGACGTTTCATGCCAGTTGGGGATCCACCACCCAATCGCCCTTGCGCATCACGCCCTTGAGCTCGAAGTCCTCGTCGAGGAGGACCAGGTCGGCGTCCTTGCCGGGTTCCAGGGAGCCGATGCGGTCGTCCATGCCCAGCAGCCGGGCCGGGGTGGCGGACAGCGCCGCGACCACGTCCTCGACCGGGAGCCGGTCGATCGTCACCGCCCGCTGGAAGGCGCGGTCCAGGGTGAGGGTGGAGCCGGCGATCGTGCCGCTCTCCACCAGCCGGGCCACGCCCTCGCTGACCTCGACCTCCAGCGGACCGAGCAGATAGTGGCCGTCGCCGATGCCGGCCGCGTCCATCGCGTCCGTGATGAACGCCACGCGTCCCGGACCCGCGTGACGGAACGCCAGCTCCAGGGCGGCGGGGTGCAGATGGGCGCCGTCGTTGATGAGCTCGACCGTCACCCGCTCGTCCTCCAGGAGCGCGGCGATGGGGCCGGGGGAGCGGTGGCCGAGGGGCGGCATCGCGTTGAAGAGGTGCGTGGCGACGGTGGCTCCGGCCTCGATGGCCTGAACCGTCTGCTCGTACGTCGCGTCCGTGTGGCCGACGGCGGCGATCACGCCGTGCTCGCGGAGGAGGCGTACGGAGTCCAGGCCGCCCGGCAGCTCCGTGGCGAGGGTGACCATGCTCGCGTGGCCGCGCGCCGCGTCGATCAGCTTGCGCACCTGGGCCGGGTCCGGGTCGCGCAGCAGCGCCTCGGAGTGCGCGCCCTTGCGGCACGGCGAGATGAACGGGCCCTCGAAGTGGATGCCGGCCAGGTCGCCCTGCTCGGCCAGCTCGCTCAGCAGACCGGCCTGCCGGACCAGGAAGTCCATGTCGTCGGTGACGGTCGAGGCGACGAGGGTGGTCGTGCCGTGCAGACGGTGGGCGTGGACGGCCTTCTGGACGTCCTCGGCCTTGCCGTGGAACGAGTGGCCGCCGCCGCCGTGGTTGTGCAGGTCGATGAAGCCGGGTACCAGCCAGTGGCCCGTCACGTCGATGACGTCGGCATGGGGGACTTCGGTCGTGATTTTCGTGCCGTCTATGGTGATGCGGCCGTTGGGGACTGTGCCTGTGGGTAGGACCACGCTCGCGCCGGCTAGTACCTGCGGGTGCGTTGTGGCTGGTCGCGCTCCGCGGCGGAGCCGCATATCGGCGCTGTCCCGCGCCCCTAGGGGGGTGGCCATCAGGGTGTTACCTCCATACCGTCAGTCGTGTTGAGGAGATCCCAGGCCAGGAGGCCCGCGCCCAGGCAGCCGGCGCTGTCGCCCAGGGCCGCCGGGACGATCTCCGGGAGTTTCTGGAAGGTCACCCGTTGCCGGACTGCTTCGCGCAGCGGTGTGAACAAGGTTTCCCCCGCCTCCGCGAGGCCGCCACCGATGACGAGCGTGCGCGGGTCCAGCAGGGTGAGTGCGGTGACCAGGCCGTCGGCGAGGGCGTCCACGGCCCGCTGCCACACCCGGACGGCGTTCGGGTCGCCGGACGCGACGGCCTTGGCGCAGTCGGCGGCGTCCGCGTCCGGGTCGCCGCAGGCCGCCGCCCATGCCTCGCTCACCGCCGCCGCCGACGCGAACCGCTCCAGACAGCCGCGCTGCCCGCACGGACACGGGGTCCCGCCGGGCCGTACGACGATGTGGCCGATCTCGCCCGCGAAGCCGTGCGCGCCCGCCTCCACCCGGCCGTCGACGCCGATCGCGCCCGCGATGCCGGTGCCCAGGGCCACGAACAGGAACCGGTCCGAGCCCCGGGCCGCGCCGATCCGGCCCTCGGCGAGGCCGCCGGTGCGGACGTCGTGGCCGAGGGCGACCGGAACGCCGAGTGCGGTGGCGAGCAGCTCGCGCAGGGGGAGGGCCCGCCAGCCCAGGTTGGCCGCGTAGGAGGCGATGCCGTTCGCCTCGTCGACGATGCCGGGTACGGCGACGCCGGCCGCGGCGGCGGGCTCGCCGAACTGCGCGACGCCGTGGCCGTGCAAGGAGGCGGCGAAGTCGAGGATGCCGGCGACGACCGCGTCGGG is a window encoding:
- the cdgB gene encoding diguanylate cyclase CdgB is translated as METESEPYVRLASLRQLHQVMADMNTARSLADTLQTVADGVVTALGYELACVNLVRPDGDLVVAAFAGNPAAEALITGRVGSRESWERRLAMGETWGDLVFIPHTEGWILDDDDVPQWYTDGPAPRFEDEWHPSDRLFAPMFTPPTPGSGTCGELVGVLSVDRPRNGRRPGAWGREALQMYAFQAAIAITNARLRANMQRALVRLEREQQALRASEESFRQAFEYAPSGMAIAEMGGEQHGRILRTNDALCRLLGRPASAMRRYSFSDLVHPEDIGTLLRTSAEGGRAELRLGRRDGTYVWVSLRNSVVADAADGPRFLLTHVEDIEERKRRELQLAHRASHDSLTGLPNSAELRSRLSARLCQRPQSTHPAAVDAMDTTYGHAAFDANGHGFDYRPAGAESFDGYDHHVHTAAPEDGHHDDGAKGLAVLFCDLDGFKSINDRFGHNAGDAVLIEVARRLSRAVRDGDTVARLGGDEFVILADGLGRADAADLAVRLRNEIIQPIRAEGRAVRVGASFGIGWAHCGMTADEVLKSADERMYVEKRSRPKQHRRAG
- a CDS encoding CBM35 domain-containing protein, which produces MTPGNNGASTPEDDDPFGYLYADGQANGAQPPSGGGYGYPNSVNRVRAVGERQYGQPQQPQQQTAQYGQYGQPPTVPQQQGGYGQPNAHYAAPENFGAGGPSTGRQPAQGGGGGRSRGPNTKGLLIGAVAVVAAVVIGIVVVMTNGDSDKKDDNKAGGQTSSSASAPQSPSPSASASDDASKGDLPAIDAKALSLEGGTALASNVKGAKAAGGTYVGNFNHVGAAVTWNVSGIPEDGKYTLYVTYGVPGKDGNATLTINGTAQGRPLSMKNFAHAPEGDYEKGWTNTWGNITLNKGTNTIKISCEQGNSCDANLDQLSLQAGWK
- the nagA gene encoding N-acetylglucosamine-6-phosphate deacetylase, giving the protein MRLRRGARPATTHPQVLAGASVVLPTGTVPNGRITIDGTKITTEVPHADVIDVTGHWLVPGFIDLHNHGGGGHSFHGKAEDVQKAVHAHRLHGTTTLVASTVTDDMDFLVRQAGLLSELAEQGDLAGIHFEGPFISPCRKGAHSEALLRDPDPAQVRKLIDAARGHASMVTLATELPGGLDSVRLLREHGVIAAVGHTDATYEQTVQAIEAGATVATHLFNAMPPLGHRSPGPIAALLEDERVTVELINDGAHLHPAALELAFRHAGPGRVAFITDAMDAAGIGDGHYLLGPLEVEVSEGVARLVESGTIAGSTLTLDRAFQRAVTIDRLPVEDVVAALSATPARLLGMDDRIGSLEPGKDADLVLLDEDFELKGVMRKGDWVVDPQLA
- a CDS encoding ROK family protein, with amino-acid sequence MRHVIALDVGGTGMKAALVGADGTLLYRARRATGRERGPDAVVAGILDFAASLHGHGVAQFGEPAAAAGVAVPGIVDEANGIASYAANLGWRALPLRELLATALGVPVALGHDVRTGGLAEGRIGAARGSDRFLFVALGTGIAGAIGVDGRVEAGAHGFAGEIGHIVVRPGGTPCPCGQRGCLERFASAAAVSEAWAAACGDPDADAADCAKAVASGDPNAVRVWQRAVDALADGLVTALTLLDPRTLVIGGGLAEAGETLFTPLREAVRQRVTFQKLPEIVPAALGDSAGCLGAGLLAWDLLNTTDGMEVTP